In one Saccharibacillus brassicae genomic region, the following are encoded:
- a CDS encoding tetratricopeptide repeat-containing diguanylate cyclase — MPDHHSYKKSAQFKQPDWGLLDPDNGADACSAEQFERVLDVLEIQPYRDINSAIVPVQQALAVAARLQQEKLTQRTRLIHADVLGRQGQIADSGRLIREINAWAAANDQEHILARSHRLLGGFFRRLGDHDSALEHALRALKHLPSGVAPPTRADHLMTLALTLDESGAYEDAKQRFDEVLAIANATGDVQFELFALNNMAFTYYDLGDLEKAAEMIKRIRDLSERHHFPLIAMQLDTIAKGEILLGRPDEAERTLLPVITDPSERRLSELASLPECMLTLSQAQLLQGKLGEAQAMLDEAKHLCEDHGLAALCVQARLRQAELYAEAGRYKEAYEEHRVFHEEAEALRSAEREAKAHIFQAVFEAEEARKSSEHFREMALRDPLTGLRNRRFIDDHIDELLEQTRESGDPLTIAIIDLDYFKRVNDTLSHVVGDTVLINVAKILSVAAAEPAAVARMGGEEFVALFPRTDEKQGLELANRMCRAIRGADWSPITGTLPVTASIGVHTVYGGSISRMELLGIADRRLYIAKRAGKDRVVAEG, encoded by the coding sequence TTGCCGGACCATCATTCTTACAAGAAAAGCGCACAGTTCAAACAGCCGGATTGGGGACTTCTCGACCCGGACAACGGGGCGGACGCCTGCTCGGCGGAGCAGTTTGAACGCGTGCTCGACGTATTGGAAATCCAGCCTTATCGCGACATCAACTCGGCGATCGTGCCCGTGCAGCAGGCGCTCGCCGTCGCCGCCCGCCTCCAGCAGGAGAAGCTGACGCAGCGCACCCGGCTTATTCACGCCGACGTGCTCGGCCGGCAGGGGCAGATCGCCGACAGCGGCCGCCTGATCCGCGAGATCAACGCCTGGGCGGCGGCGAACGATCAAGAGCATATTTTGGCCCGCAGCCACCGGCTGCTCGGCGGGTTTTTCCGCCGGTTGGGCGATCACGACAGCGCGCTCGAACACGCGCTGCGCGCGCTGAAGCATCTGCCTTCCGGCGTTGCGCCTCCGACCCGCGCGGATCACCTGATGACGCTCGCCCTGACGCTCGACGAATCCGGCGCTTACGAAGACGCCAAGCAGCGGTTCGACGAAGTGCTGGCGATCGCGAACGCGACCGGAGACGTGCAGTTCGAGCTGTTTGCCCTCAACAATATGGCATTTACCTATTACGACCTCGGCGATCTGGAAAAAGCGGCGGAGATGATCAAGCGGATCCGCGACCTGTCGGAACGCCACCATTTTCCGCTTATCGCGATGCAGCTCGACACGATCGCAAAAGGCGAGATTTTGCTCGGGCGGCCCGACGAAGCGGAGCGGACGCTGCTGCCGGTCATTACCGACCCGTCCGAACGGAGGCTCAGCGAACTCGCTTCGCTGCCGGAGTGCATGCTGACGCTGTCCCAGGCGCAGCTGCTGCAGGGCAAGCTCGGCGAAGCGCAGGCCATGCTCGACGAAGCGAAGCATCTGTGCGAAGACCACGGCCTGGCCGCGCTCTGCGTGCAGGCCCGGCTGCGCCAGGCCGAGCTGTACGCCGAAGCCGGCCGCTACAAGGAAGCGTACGAAGAACATCGGGTATTCCACGAAGAAGCGGAAGCGCTTCGTTCCGCGGAACGCGAAGCGAAAGCGCATATTTTCCAGGCCGTGTTCGAAGCGGAAGAAGCGCGCAAGAGCAGCGAGCATTTCCGCGAGATGGCGCTGCGCGATCCGCTGACCGGCCTGCGCAACCGGCGCTTTATCGACGACCATATCGACGAGCTGCTGGAGCAGACGCGCGAGAGCGGCGATCCGCTTACGATCGCGATCATCGACCTCGATTATTTCAAGCGGGTCAACGATACGCTGTCGCATGTCGTCGGCGATACGGTGCTGATCAACGTGGCGAAGATCCTGTCGGTCGCCGCGGCCGAACCGGCGGCGGTCGCGCGCATGGGCGGCGAAGAATTCGTCGCGCTGTTCCCGCGTACCGACGAGAAGCAGGGCCTGGAACTGGCGAACCGGATGTGTCGGGCGATCCGCGGCGCGGACTGGAGCCCGATTACGGGCACCCTGCCGGTCACGGCCAGTATCGGCGTGCATACGGTATACGGCGGCTCGATCAGCCGCATGGAGCTGCTCGGCATTGCCGACCGGCGCCTGTATATCGCGAAGCGGGCGGGCAAAGACCGGGTCGTCGCGGAAGGCTAG
- a CDS encoding response regulator transcription factor — protein sequence MSRKVLVVDDEPGIRSAIAYALKREGYETETASDGEEALSKVDSFGPSVLVLDVMMPKMDGYEVCRRLENRSGIGIILLTVKNDIIDKIVGLELGADDYMTKPFEIREVLARVKALMRRIEKSTASAPDAGERAADEAEAGDLVELGPLRIRISHRSAELAGEVLELTPKEFDLLTLLVSRPARVFTRDDLLDRVWSMDYAGGTRTVDIHVQRLRKKLGEEHQALLQTVYGVGYKASAPIGGAPA from the coding sequence ATGAGCAGAAAAGTGCTGGTCGTCGACGACGAACCGGGCATCCGCAGCGCGATCGCCTATGCGCTCAAGCGCGAAGGCTACGAGACCGAGACGGCATCCGACGGCGAGGAAGCGTTATCCAAGGTGGACTCGTTCGGCCCTTCGGTGCTCGTGCTCGACGTGATGATGCCGAAGATGGACGGTTACGAAGTCTGTCGGCGTCTGGAGAACCGGAGCGGAATCGGCATCATCCTGCTGACGGTCAAAAACGACATCATCGACAAAATCGTCGGTCTGGAACTCGGGGCGGACGATTATATGACGAAGCCGTTCGAGATTCGCGAAGTGCTCGCCCGGGTCAAAGCGCTGATGCGGCGGATCGAAAAAAGTACGGCCTCCGCCCCGGACGCCGGCGAACGCGCGGCGGACGAAGCCGAGGCGGGCGACCTTGTGGAGCTTGGCCCGCTGCGGATCCGTATCTCGCACCGCTCGGCGGAACTTGCCGGGGAGGTGCTTGAGCTGACGCCCAAAGAGTTCGACCTGCTGACGCTGCTCGTCTCCAGGCCGGCCCGCGTCTTTACGCGCGACGACCTGCTTGACCGCGTATGGAGCATGGACTACGCGGGCGGGACGCGCACGGTCGATATCCATGTGCAGCGGCTGCGCAAGAAGCTGGGCGAAGAACATCAGGCGCTGCTTCAGACCGTATATGGGGTCGGCTACAAAGCGTCGGCGCCGATCGGCGGAGCTCCCGCATGA
- a CDS encoding sensor histidine kinase has product MKIGIRLKFTLVLAALLIVSVGLLSGLVLRGIRDNQAAQIEEVLARQTQLANLRLRQEYYTETPQTDASAFYTREGVRLASELADLTGMPVTLYAKDRSVLGSSIRAVRGEGGQLQGGESESLDYALGGSIAYFRQGSRGETMLYFAPVEGPQGQIGAIRFDYPIDSYLTFYAAIRRLFLLVGASVTAAAFLLGFVYYSRFATAILKLKASADQIRRGQFLSGEPLRRRDELGELGRGITYMSGEIQRNIAGLEDERSKLAQAVERLQALEHRQKQYIGNISHEFKTPLTTIKAYTELLDLYRDDPQLLGEARESIDKEAQRLYEMVEKVLRLSALERYDFELEASEVEASAALRDAAARMRGKAERFGVTLEVDVRPAVVWCDAESFMHIFTNLLDNAIKYNRPGGTAYIRGGPEGDEVRLTVRNTGLSIPDEAREKIFEPFYTVNKDRARLSGGSGLGLSLVRRLVETQGGRIELLPAEGEGTAFELVFPARPPVDEA; this is encoded by the coding sequence ATGAAGATCGGCATCCGGCTGAAGTTCACGCTCGTGCTGGCCGCGCTGCTGATCGTGAGCGTCGGCCTGCTGAGCGGCCTCGTGCTGCGCGGTATCCGGGATAATCAGGCGGCGCAGATCGAGGAAGTGCTGGCGCGGCAGACCCAGCTGGCGAATCTTCGGCTGCGGCAGGAATATTATACGGAGACGCCGCAGACGGACGCTTCGGCGTTCTACACTCGCGAAGGCGTGCGCCTCGCGAGCGAATTGGCGGATCTGACCGGCATGCCGGTCACGCTGTACGCCAAAGACCGCAGCGTGCTCGGTTCTTCGATCCGCGCTGTTCGCGGCGAAGGCGGGCAGCTGCAAGGCGGTGAGTCGGAATCGCTCGATTATGCGCTCGGCGGCAGCATCGCGTATTTCAGGCAGGGCAGCCGGGGAGAGACGATGCTGTATTTTGCGCCGGTGGAAGGTCCGCAGGGACAGATCGGCGCGATCCGTTTCGACTACCCGATCGACAGTTACCTGACGTTCTACGCCGCGATCCGCCGGCTGTTTCTGCTCGTCGGCGCTTCGGTCACGGCGGCCGCTTTCCTGCTCGGATTCGTATATTACAGCCGCTTCGCCACCGCGATCCTCAAGCTCAAAGCGTCGGCCGACCAGATCCGCCGGGGCCAGTTCCTGAGCGGGGAGCCGCTGCGGCGGCGGGATGAGCTGGGCGAACTCGGGCGCGGCATCACGTACATGAGCGGGGAGATTCAGCGCAATATCGCGGGACTGGAAGACGAGCGCAGCAAGCTTGCCCAGGCCGTCGAGCGGCTGCAGGCGCTGGAGCACCGGCAGAAGCAGTATATCGGCAATATCAGCCACGAGTTCAAAACGCCGCTGACGACGATCAAAGCGTACACCGAACTGCTGGACCTGTACCGGGACGATCCGCAGCTGCTCGGCGAAGCGCGCGAGAGCATCGACAAAGAAGCGCAGCGGTTGTACGAAATGGTCGAAAAAGTGCTGCGGTTGTCCGCGCTGGAACGCTACGATTTCGAACTGGAAGCGTCGGAAGTGGAAGCGTCGGCGGCGCTGCGCGACGCGGCGGCGCGCATGCGCGGCAAAGCCGAGCGGTTCGGGGTAACGCTGGAAGTGGACGTGCGGCCCGCCGTAGTCTGGTGCGACGCCGAGAGCTTCATGCATATTTTCACGAATCTGCTGGATAACGCGATCAAATACAACCGCCCCGGCGGCACGGCTTACATTCGCGGCGGGCCCGAAGGCGACGAAGTGCGGCTGACCGTCCGCAATACGGGGCTGTCGATTCCGGATGAAGCCCGGGAGAAAATTTTCGAACCGTTCTATACGGTAAACAAAGACCGGGCGCGGCTGTCCGGCGGCAGCGGGCTCGGTTTGTCGCTCGTCAGGCGGCTGGTGGAGACGCAGGGCGGCCGTATCGAGCTGCTGCCCGCGGAAGGCGAAGGCACGGCGTTCGAACTGGTCTTTCCGGCGCGTCCGCCGGTGGATGAGGCATAA
- a CDS encoding TolB family protein yields the protein MPSTVEKKTMRRTPVLLGILLALFAVGGCAGEEKVQVQGGAAMQPAASSSPAGAAQSSAEQPSASPSVTVRPNPNESVYSGLKLEKIDELEETLGGIWLGDGRILIQKPDPEAEPVWIGETQMPPYSLYIRDLGTGEEELLHGGDGKSWGAPLLSPDGKHLFLLDDSGVSGIPYLLDMESRKLTRIDTGASGEYASSLDAGWLDNAHVAYAKEHNGGLYQSDLSGQETLLHEESGRTVLLNSLETAAGGDGRLYYGLSDTDWGMYVYDTAQRKRSEIGTSIPSLVPSPDDTQLAVIKRIDDTREQLLLTDPSGKEIKTLAEGKGFFGIGWSPDGKRLAYTVTSGRDTGKNGFYIADSATGQSFLLSPDLADAGDRMRWSPSGTKIMVTKSERLSGKLVSTTTIITVSW from the coding sequence ATGCCATCAACTGTGGAAAAAAAGACCATGCGGCGCACGCCGGTGCTGCTCGGCATTCTGCTCGCATTGTTCGCCGTCGGCGGCTGCGCGGGCGAAGAGAAAGTTCAGGTTCAAGGCGGAGCGGCGATGCAGCCGGCGGCGTCTTCGAGCCCTGCCGGCGCGGCGCAAAGTTCCGCGGAGCAGCCTTCGGCGTCTCCTTCCGTGACGGTCCGGCCGAATCCGAACGAATCGGTCTACTCCGGCCTGAAGCTGGAGAAGATCGACGAGCTCGAAGAGACGCTCGGCGGCATCTGGCTCGGCGACGGGCGGATCCTGATCCAGAAGCCCGATCCGGAAGCGGAGCCGGTCTGGATCGGCGAGACGCAGATGCCGCCGTACAGCCTCTATATTCGCGACCTCGGCACCGGCGAAGAAGAGCTGCTGCACGGCGGCGACGGCAAGAGTTGGGGCGCCCCGCTGCTGTCTCCGGACGGCAAGCATCTGTTCCTGCTGGACGACAGCGGCGTCAGCGGCATTCCGTACCTGCTCGACATGGAGAGCCGCAAGCTGACGCGGATCGACACCGGCGCGTCCGGCGAATACGCGTCTTCGCTGGACGCGGGCTGGCTGGACAACGCGCATGTCGCGTACGCAAAAGAGCATAACGGCGGCTTGTACCAATCGGATCTCTCCGGCCAGGAGACGCTGCTCCACGAAGAGAGCGGCCGCACCGTGCTTCTGAATTCGCTTGAGACCGCCGCAGGCGGCGACGGCCGTCTGTATTACGGCTTGTCGGATACGGACTGGGGCATGTACGTGTACGATACGGCGCAGCGCAAGCGTTCGGAGATCGGCACGTCGATCCCAAGCCTTGTTCCGTCGCCCGACGATACGCAGCTTGCGGTCATCAAGCGGATCGACGACACGCGGGAGCAGCTTCTGCTGACCGACCCGAGCGGCAAAGAGATCAAGACGCTGGCCGAAGGCAAAGGCTTTTTCGGCATCGGCTGGTCCCCGGACGGCAAACGTCTCGCCTACACCGTCACTTCCGGCCGCGACACGGGCAAAAACGGCTTCTACATCGCCGATTCCGCGACCGGCCAATCGTTCCTGCTGTCCCCGGACCTGGCCGACGCCGGCGACCGGATGCGATGGAGCCCGTCGGGCACCAAGATCATGGTCACCAAGTCGGAGCGCCTAAGCGGCAAGCTGGTCTCGACGACGACGATCATTACCGTCTCGTGGTAG
- a CDS encoding AraC family transcriptional regulator, protein MNTMDSEHYEITQFEEIDFPFHCFQISNLQTLPHWHNHTEIIYVRQGECTVYIDGIARIGHEGDLMLVPKGSLHSVLPRLPAEYLALVIGDTLFTSMLRDVHCEAALGSSLLNGSLAPLHMTPAHAAYPELSNLIKNIIQEGTQKKEGYQLSIKVSLCQFCIFLMRHFPNSVKVIFDSRLQGAHVLLIKQALEYLALHYTEKVTIADMSLHVNLSGQHFCRLFKSYTGKTFTYYLTDLRLDHANRLLLTTDLPITRIPELTGFCNANYFSRIFKKRYGHVPSHVRKKLTPGTVKQAEPIRGVQ, encoded by the coding sequence ATGAACACTATGGATTCGGAGCACTATGAAATTACGCAGTTTGAAGAAATCGATTTTCCTTTCCATTGTTTTCAAATCTCAAATCTGCAAACGCTGCCCCACTGGCACAATCACACCGAGATCATTTATGTACGCCAAGGAGAATGCACGGTGTATATCGACGGAATCGCCAGAATCGGCCATGAAGGTGACCTGATGTTGGTTCCAAAAGGAAGTTTGCACAGCGTACTGCCTCGGTTGCCGGCCGAATATTTGGCTCTTGTGATCGGCGACACCTTATTTACTTCCATGCTGCGAGACGTTCATTGCGAGGCCGCTTTGGGTTCATCTCTGCTTAATGGATCTCTCGCGCCGCTTCATATGACCCCTGCCCACGCGGCTTATCCGGAATTATCGAATCTGATCAAGAACATCATTCAAGAAGGTACACAAAAAAAAGAAGGCTACCAATTGTCGATAAAGGTATCCTTGTGTCAATTTTGCATTTTTCTGATGCGTCATTTCCCGAATTCGGTCAAAGTTATTTTCGATTCCCGTCTTCAAGGCGCCCATGTGCTATTAATCAAACAAGCGCTGGAATACCTGGCTCTGCATTATACAGAAAAAGTAACCATAGCGGATATGAGCCTGCATGTTAATCTGAGCGGACAGCACTTTTGCCGTTTGTTCAAGTCCTACACCGGCAAGACGTTCACCTACTATTTGACCGATTTGAGGTTGGATCACGCCAACCGATTGTTATTGACGACCGACCTGCCCATAACCCGAATTCCGGAGCTGACAGGTTTTTGCAACGCAAATTACTTTTCCCGGATTTTCAAAAAAAGATACGGGCACGTGCCTTCCCATGTGAGAAAAAAACTCACTCCCGGCACGGTCAAGCAAGCCGAGCCGATTAGAGGTGTTCAATAA
- a CDS encoding glycoside hydrolase family 31 protein → MLIADRRKQAKIEQVVKNEHALILETANGSIRIEPFSEAILRVTYTLRAQFSDIQGLGTLPKLEVCPWDYTEQESTITLATRKIKLVIEKNTSAFSYYDHQGTLLTKEPARGGKHLNAFDSYKTVLDEHSVVEKIETPDGVKEVVRDAQKVFDQTLYQTRLEFEWSEEEALYGLGQQEEGSLNLRGTRQYVHQANMKIAIPVLISTRGYGILQDTYSPLIFNDNEYGSYLYNIAASELDYYFIHGENFDEIVSGYRSLTGRASLLPKWAFGYMQSLERYETEQEIIDTVKEYRRRQLPLDSIVLDWQSWEEGKWGQKTFDRSRFPDAKGMTDALHDNGVHFMISIWPNMHKSTENHAEMEQENGLFQQSEIYNAFDPHARNLYWKQANEGLFSQGIDAWWCDASEPITPEWNAFVKPEPDQNYLAFHDTAKIYMDETHTNAYSLMHAQSIYEGQRSVTDTKRVVNLTRSGYTGQQKYGTILWSGDTSAKWKTLQNQIPAGLNLCATGMPYWTVDIGAFFTKQGSMWFWDGDFEDGCADLGYRELYTRWFQFGVFQPVFRSHGTDTRREIWQFGEKGEMFYDTLAQFDELRYRLLPYIYSMAGMVTLKDYTIMRLLAFDFMEDPEVFNIKDQYMFGGALMICPVTTPMYYDKQSVPIEGADKTRDVYLPAGADWFDFWTQEKYGGGQTVTATATLDRLPVYAKAGSMIPMAEVAQHSGASSESEMKLVIYPDADAAFTIYQDEQDNYNYEQGDYATIDLSWKNESNVLTIEKRAGRYEGMEDFITFIVEVIGKESKTIIYKGDEVTCSW, encoded by the coding sequence ATGTTAATTGCAGATCGACGCAAGCAGGCGAAGATTGAACAAGTCGTAAAAAATGAACACGCTTTAATTTTGGAAACCGCAAACGGCAGCATTAGAATCGAGCCTTTTTCAGAGGCTATTCTCAGAGTGACCTATACGTTGAGAGCACAATTTTCAGACATTCAAGGGTTGGGAACCCTGCCAAAGTTAGAGGTGTGCCCATGGGATTACACGGAGCAGGAATCTACGATCACGCTCGCTACGCGGAAAATAAAGCTTGTTATCGAGAAAAATACGAGCGCGTTTTCTTACTATGATCATCAAGGCACACTGCTGACCAAAGAACCGGCCCGCGGCGGGAAACACTTGAACGCCTTTGATTCGTACAAAACGGTATTGGACGAGCACAGCGTCGTGGAGAAAATCGAGACACCCGACGGAGTCAAGGAAGTGGTACGCGACGCCCAAAAAGTATTCGACCAAACGCTCTACCAAACCCGATTGGAATTCGAATGGTCCGAAGAAGAAGCGCTGTATGGGTTGGGCCAGCAGGAGGAAGGCAGTCTCAATTTGCGGGGGACTCGCCAATACGTGCACCAAGCCAATATGAAAATAGCCATACCCGTATTGATTTCCACCCGAGGGTACGGAATCCTGCAAGATACCTATTCTCCTTTGATTTTTAACGATAATGAATATGGAAGCTATCTGTATAATATAGCCGCATCCGAATTGGATTATTATTTTATCCATGGAGAGAACTTTGACGAGATCGTCAGTGGTTATCGCAGCCTGACGGGGCGGGCGTCCCTGCTCCCGAAATGGGCGTTTGGCTATATGCAATCATTGGAGAGATACGAGACCGAGCAAGAAATCATTGATACAGTCAAGGAATATCGACGCCGTCAGTTACCTCTGGACAGCATCGTGCTGGATTGGCAGTCGTGGGAAGAAGGCAAGTGGGGACAGAAGACGTTTGATCGTTCCCGTTTTCCGGACGCAAAAGGGATGACAGATGCCTTGCACGACAATGGCGTTCATTTCATGATTTCCATTTGGCCGAATATGCACAAAAGCACGGAAAATCATGCTGAAATGGAGCAGGAGAATGGCTTGTTCCAACAATCCGAAATTTACAATGCGTTTGATCCACACGCAAGAAACCTGTACTGGAAACAAGCAAATGAAGGGTTGTTCTCGCAGGGGATCGATGCTTGGTGGTGCGATGCCAGCGAGCCGATCACTCCGGAATGGAATGCATTCGTGAAGCCGGAGCCCGATCAGAATTATTTGGCGTTTCATGATACGGCAAAGATCTATATGGACGAGACCCATACCAATGCGTATTCCCTGATGCATGCCCAATCGATTTATGAAGGGCAGAGAAGCGTGACCGATACAAAACGCGTGGTGAACCTGACAAGAAGCGGTTATACGGGGCAGCAGAAATACGGCACGATTCTATGGTCGGGCGATACGTCCGCAAAATGGAAAACCCTGCAAAATCAAATTCCGGCAGGACTCAATCTCTGTGCGACAGGCATGCCTTATTGGACTGTGGATATCGGAGCCTTTTTTACGAAGCAGGGCAGTATGTGGTTCTGGGATGGCGACTTTGAAGACGGCTGCGCAGATCTGGGTTACCGCGAACTTTATACCCGATGGTTCCAATTCGGCGTGTTTCAACCGGTCTTTCGTTCTCATGGAACGGATACGCGCCGAGAGATATGGCAGTTTGGGGAAAAAGGCGAAATGTTCTATGATACGCTGGCTCAATTCGATGAACTGCGCTATCGGCTCTTGCCTTATATTTATTCCATGGCCGGCATGGTCACGCTCAAGGATTATACGATCATGCGATTATTGGCTTTTGATTTTATGGAAGATCCCGAAGTTTTTAATATCAAAGACCAATATATGTTTGGCGGGGCGCTTATGATCTGTCCGGTTACGACCCCGATGTATTATGACAAACAATCGGTACCTATTGAAGGCGCGGACAAGACAAGAGACGTATATTTGCCTGCCGGAGCCGACTGGTTCGATTTTTGGACGCAGGAAAAATACGGCGGAGGACAGACCGTAACCGCAACAGCTACGCTTGATCGGCTGCCGGTATACGCTAAAGCCGGATCGATGATTCCAATGGCCGAAGTTGCGCAGCATAGCGGAGCCAGCTCCGAGAGTGAAATGAAGTTGGTCATCTACCCGGATGCCGATGCGGCTTTTACGATATATCAAGATGAACAAGACAATTACAATTACGAACAAGGCGATTATGCCACCATCGATTTGAGCTGGAAGAATGAGTCGAACGTTTTGACCATCGAGAAGCGTGCGGGACGTTATGAAGGCATGGAGGATTTCATTACTTTTATTGTCGAAGTCATTGGAAAAGAGTCCAAAACGATTATCTATAAAGGAGATGAAGTCACCTGTAGTTGGTAG
- a CDS encoding helix-turn-helix transcriptional regulator → MDHFSLMDHNIPTPLHIVNRHAHPSWSVPEGKRGFHNAMLVVSGRGTCYMNGEAQDMYTGQLFHHPMNHSFGYSSSADQPLHCLGGNFMVQTLIQDEQNGTLSTVERLPLNRCSYPGNFAILSRLFTDLAMVWSDPSSCRMIRCRSILLNIFSELLRDSGESYSARKGDEQIRKVAEYMKKHCASRHTLTELADLAELTPSYFGQRFKMLTGETPMEYLNSIRVVKALEYLALGYSISEASFRCGFNDPFYFTRVFKSKKGMSPSAYMNRGELML, encoded by the coding sequence ATGGATCATTTCTCGCTTATGGATCACAACATCCCGACCCCTCTTCATATCGTGAACAGACATGCCCATCCTTCATGGTCCGTGCCCGAAGGCAAACGCGGCTTTCATAATGCGATGCTGGTCGTATCCGGCAGAGGCACATGCTATATGAACGGAGAGGCACAGGACATGTATACCGGCCAGCTGTTCCATCATCCCATGAATCATAGCTTCGGCTACTCTTCCTCGGCAGACCAACCTTTGCATTGTTTGGGCGGGAATTTCATGGTCCAGACGCTGATTCAGGACGAACAGAACGGTACCCTCTCCACGGTTGAACGGCTGCCGTTGAATCGCTGCTCCTATCCGGGCAATTTCGCCATACTCTCCAGACTGTTCACGGACTTGGCCATGGTATGGAGCGATCCCTCTTCTTGTCGGATGATTCGCTGCCGGAGTATTTTGCTCAACATTTTCTCGGAACTGCTTCGAGATTCGGGCGAATCGTATTCAGCGAGAAAAGGCGATGAACAAATCCGGAAAGTCGCGGAATATATGAAGAAACATTGTGCGTCCAGACATACTTTGACCGAGCTTGCCGATCTGGCGGAATTGACTCCCTCTTATTTCGGACAACGCTTCAAGATGTTGACGGGTGAGACACCGATGGAGTACCTGAATTCCATAAGAGTAGTCAAAGCTCTTGAATATTTGGCTTTGGGCTATTCGATCAGCGAAGCCTCGTTCAGATGCGGGTTTAACGACCCTTTTTATTTCACTCGAGTTTTCAAAAGCAAGAAGGGCATGTCCCCGTCGGCATATATGAATCGCGGGGAATTGATGTTGTGA
- a CDS encoding helix-turn-helix transcriptional regulator, which produces MGKYVQQLNYDNMIHLLLHLISIINHSLKEISKNSMLPLNVDLKELYPLIMEKETWDEAQQTLKEMFKDLSALRKDHSSDQTHSILVDTIKDMIENRYPDPDLSLPYIASKLGMSTTHISKIFREREQTPINEYINDIRLHHARLLLENFGLTVNEIMARVGFGNQSYFFKLFKKKYGATPKEYRTKKNVM; this is translated from the coding sequence TTGGGCAAGTACGTTCAGCAGCTTAATTACGACAATATGATCCATCTTCTTCTGCATCTCATTTCAATCATCAATCATTCGCTCAAAGAGATAAGCAAGAACAGCATGCTTCCGCTCAACGTCGATTTGAAAGAATTGTATCCACTCATCATGGAGAAAGAGACTTGGGACGAAGCGCAGCAAACGTTAAAAGAAATGTTTAAGGACCTGTCGGCGCTGCGCAAAGATCATTCGAGCGACCAGACCCATTCGATCTTAGTGGACACGATCAAAGACATGATTGAGAACCGTTACCCCGACCCGGATTTGAGCCTTCCATATATCGCCTCCAAGCTGGGAATGTCGACGACTCATATCAGCAAGATTTTTCGGGAAAGAGAACAGACGCCGATCAATGAATACATTAACGATATCCGGCTGCATCATGCAAGGCTGCTTCTGGAAAACTTCGGATTAACGGTCAATGAAATTATGGCACGGGTCGGATTCGGCAATCAAAGCTACTTTTTCAAATTGTTCAAGAAGAAGTACGGGGCAACACCCAAAGAATACCGTACCAAAAAAAACGTGATGTGA
- a CDS encoding ABC transporter permease — translation MNRQQKSWLQHQGNLKRNKAGREGFLKKEWQHLIKNRELFMMSLPGVIFKLIFAYLPLFGLIIAFKEYRYDLGLWGSKWIGFNNFAFFFSSDTAFIITLNTIVYNFSFIIIGTVLALLLAILLNAVSQRFLKAYQTVLFLPHFLSWVVVGYIVLAFLDHQHGLLNVTLTDLGLNPVKWYQEAGYWPFIIVLAQLWKTVGFATLIYYAGIIGIDPSYYEVAKLEGASRFQVIRKITLPLLTPLIIILFIVDMGKIFRSDFGLFYFIPNDSSFLYGVTDVIDTYVYRSLRVAGNVGMSTAVGLYQSVVGFILVLSTNAIIKKLNKDHALW, via the coding sequence ATGAATCGCCAACAAAAAAGCTGGCTGCAGCATCAAGGGAACTTGAAGCGGAATAAAGCCGGACGAGAAGGGTTTCTTAAAAAAGAGTGGCAGCATCTGATAAAGAATCGCGAACTGTTCATGATGTCGTTACCCGGAGTGATATTCAAATTGATTTTCGCCTATTTGCCTCTTTTCGGTTTAATCATTGCTTTCAAAGAATACAGGTACGATCTGGGCTTATGGGGCAGCAAATGGATCGGTTTTAATAACTTCGCTTTCTTTTTCAGTTCGGACACTGCATTTATCATCACGCTAAATACGATTGTGTATAATTTCAGCTTTATTATCATTGGGACTGTCCTCGCTCTTTTGCTGGCGATTTTGTTGAATGCCGTCAGCCAAAGATTTTTGAAAGCGTATCAAACGGTTCTGTTTCTTCCTCATTTTCTGTCATGGGTCGTTGTCGGCTATATCGTTCTGGCTTTCCTGGATCACCAGCACGGATTGTTAAACGTCACGCTGACCGATCTCGGTCTCAATCCCGTCAAATGGTATCAGGAAGCAGGATACTGGCCTTTTATTATCGTGCTTGCGCAGTTATGGAAAACGGTCGGATTCGCGACACTTATCTATTATGCGGGCATCATCGGAATCGACCCCAGTTATTACGAAGTGGCCAAGCTCGAAGGAGCGTCGCGTTTTCAGGTGATTCGCAAAATTACGTTGCCTTTGCTGACTCCGCTGATCATTATTTTATTCATTGTCGATATGGGCAAGATCTTCCGTTCCGATTTCGGTTTGTTTTATTTTATCCCGAACGATTCGAGCTTCCTTTACGGCGTAACGGACGTGATTGACACGTATGTGTACCGGTCTTTGCGGGTAGCGGGAAACGTGGGGATGTCCACAGCAGTAGGTCTTTACCAATCCGTGGTCGGGTTTATTCTGGTATTGTCCACCAACGCCATCATCAAAAAGTTGAACAAAGACCATGCACTCTGGTAG